A single window of Leishmania panamensis strain MHOM/PA/94/PSC-1 chromosome 35 sequence DNA harbors:
- a CDS encoding hypothetical protein (TriTrypDB/GeneDB-style sysID: LpmP.35.2150) — protein sequence MPAKSANEPPLPQGLKAQLDVLTATRWDDVSADEVQAAAHLSQLRLDWKALGNACYSKGCFLVAIQCYSRLLELPGGDTAQIRSNRSAAYLQSLMLAGPSLALKDAEKAVQLDPKWFKAHLRVGDAHWKRGHFAEADAAYREALALQPECASAIAGLRALQVESEKLCAAAATLPPRTAIHAAAAAQAKEEEPPLTQEQLVQIWKKDISTHEGRTGCRPRQASLSEADREQGAAIKQAFLSRFRAKLESNDELSATLRERREEVMLCGEKVNYREADKLRSTYSHATNGIGLGISSDAYKEHTGRVNHRTW from the coding sequence ATGCCCGCCAAGTCGGCCAAtgagccgccgctgccgcaagGTTTGAAGGCACAACTCGACGTTCTCACTGCGACTAGGTGGGACGACGTCAGCGCTGATGAGGTTCAGGCCGCAGCACACCTctcgcagctccgcctcgacTGGAAGGCGTTGGGCAACGCGTGCTACAGCAAAGGGTGTTTTTTGGTCGCCATTCAGTGCTACTcgcggctgctggagctTCCCGGCGGAGACACAGCACAGATCCGCAGCAATCGCAGCGCCGCTTACTTGCAATCGCTCATGTTGGCAGGCCCTTCGTTGGCCCTCAAAGACGCCGAGAAGGCTGTACAGCTGGATCCGAAGTGGTTCAAGGCCCACCTCCGCGTCGGTGACGCGCATTGGAAGCGCGGCCACTTCGCCGAGGCAGACGCTGCGTATCGTGAGGCGCTCGCCCTGCAGCCGGAGTGCGCCTCCGCGATAGCCGGGCTCCGTGCTTTGCAGGTAGAGTCGGAGAAGTtgtgtgcggcagcggccacgcTTCCGCCAAGGACTGCCATCcacgcggctgcagcggcgcaggcaaaggaggaggaaccgCCATTgacgcaggagcagctggttCAGATCTGGAAGAAGGACATCAGCACACATGAGGGCCGAACAGGCTGCCGACCGCGACAGGCGTCGCTCTCGGAAGCAGACAGGGAACAAGGTGCCGCCATCAAGCAGGCGTTTCTATCTCGCTTCCGTGCGAAGCTCGAGTCCAATGATGAGTTGAGCGCCACCCTTCGCGAGCGACGCGAAGAGGTCATGCTGTGTGGCGAGAAGGTCAATTATCGCGAAGCTGACAAACTCCGCAGCACCTACTCACACGCTACGAACGGTATCGGGCTGGGCATCTCATCCGACGCGTACAAAGAACACACAGGACGCGTCAATCACCGTACATGGTAA
- a CDS encoding serine/threonine protein phosphatase, putative (TriTrypDB/GeneDB-style sysID: LpmP.35.2130), with product MPKFSLFGKKEKKTKANEVVRDEGSSVASSTATRADSNNSCKSAKKHRKGITAPHDAASGSTPSGLTASPTGASGPTVEPPQSLSSSSSRKSCSGSATQPLPPPPSTHLTDLCGPRPSVAHLKLQRSRLDDVLISTQRGVDLFPREMSDLTIPQLTEVFQVFQTFLDRCASTVVRQESVLQLHAILPEIAAVDTTMTTESIKAQGFHPTFAIEPMLNHLLEQPAPLRARLCLAIYRFCRELNEELEDDLLSKETGFFGSLQSMNPNLHPTAGSDYGNSEDLCHTSSCSGDFVASQTAKMERCPNIDLPKIYNLLLHKDGYLPSAEELNEIFLRAQELLRAEPNVLMVAMPAVLVGDLHGQIRDLLKNVLALGGPLVSSEALALASPKSSVTKSKTTTSPKSGSGGAAKTFSRAPKSNESHPAQPQNYVFLGDYVDRGPNSLCVIALLFTAKLLSPNTVFMLRGNHECSNTNRLYGFLDECHRLYPIVNNKVTTLRMDATQSPSSGGADGATAHRGGNGSNDPSNTMNVSSSVEPTAAVPNVRAFSAGSSCPDDMGWDMKDHPLWLVANDVLRSLPLCAALCEEVEVDDQAPLPPTTATTESSVKHSIEVDSPENPGTTSSAKELTATKASKSSGSSSANTSFVESFKSKKVEAGKSTAVAGGNARATKDKATNASSESLSSFPKRASTSFTKPKKTRQVVRICAMHGGLSPFIDDSFDGIIAINRFCNIEHGALVDLTWSDPLSSETTRGATTVTFDPNSSQVPLSKFQSTCTFNGTPVGFTGNPRGTGHIFGEDVTINFINTNHLYFIVRAHQCVQEGFQWTHKGRLLTVFSAPNYCGMRNKGAILLLDEKGAPTLKQYECEKIEESPHMTTADAPQPPKLFL from the coding sequence ATGCCAAAGTTTTCTCTGTTTggcaagaaggaaaagaagacaaagGCTAACGAGGTGGTCAGAgacgagggcagcagcgtggccTCCTCGACGGCGACCAGAGCGGACTCTAACAACTCATGCAAGTCGGCGAAAAAGCACAGAAAAGGGATAACTGCGCCTCACGATGCGGCAAGCGGATCTACGCCTTCAGGTCTAACCGCGTCACCCACCGGCGCCTCTGGTCCTACCGTCGAACCTCCACAATCGTTGTCGTCCTCAAGCAGTCGGAAATCCTGCTCTGGAAGTGCTACGCAGccattgccgccgccgccatcgactCATCTGACCGACTTGTGTGGTCCTCGGCCGAGTGTAGCCCATCTCAAGCTCCAGCGCTCCAGGCTCGATGATGTCCTCATCTCTACCCAGCGCGGCGTAGATCTGTTTCCGCGCGAGATGTCGGACCTAACAATCCCGCAGCTGACCGAAGTGTTTCAGGTCTTTCAGACCTTCCTCGATAGATGCGCGAGCACGGTGGTGAGGCAGGAGTCTGTGTTACAGCTGCATGCAATTCTCCCCGAGATCGCCGCTGTCGACACCACGATGACTACGGAGTCGATTAAGGCGCAAGGCTTTCACCCGACCTTCGCAATTGAACCTATGCTGAACCACCTGCTAGAGCAGCCGGCGcctctgcgcgcgcgcctctgtctCGCCATCTACCGCTTCTGCCGAGAGCTAAACGAGGAGCTGGAAGATGACCTGCTCTCTAAGGAAACGGGGTTCTTCGGCAGCCTGCAATCCATGAACCCGAACCTGCACCCCACCGCTGGCAGTGACTACGGAAACTCTGAAGATCTATGCCACACCTCTTCCTGTTCTGGTGATTTCGTGGCGAGCCAGACTGCGAAGATGGAGCGCTGTCCCAACATTGATCTCCCGAAGATCTACAACCTTCTCCTACACAAGGATGGTTACCTACCGAGCGCCGAAGAGCTCAACGAAATATTTCTGCGAGCGCAAGAGTTGCTGCGAGCTGAACCAAATGTGTTGATGGTAGCGATGCCGGCCGTCCTCGTCGGGGACTTGCATGGACAGATACGCGATTTGCTGAAAAATGTTCTGGCTCTCGGGGGCCCACTCGTCTCGAGTGAGGCTCTGGCACTGGCGTCCCCTAAATCCTCTGTGACCAAGTCGAAGACGACGACCTCCCCGAagagtggcagtggtggtgcagcgaaGACCTTCAGTAGGGCCCCAAAAAGTAATGAGAGCCAccctgcgcagccgcagaacTACGTGTTCTTAGGTGACTATGTTGACCGTGGGCCGAACAGCTTGTGTGTGATtgcgctgctcttcaccGCCAAGCTCTTGTCGCCGAACACCGTATTCATGCTGCGCGGCAACCACGAGTGCTCGAACACAAATCGCCTCTACGGCTTCCTCGACGAATGTCACCGCCTCTACCCCATTGTGAACAACAAGGTCACCACGCTTCGCATGGACGCTACACAGTCGCCGTCCTCAGGGGGCGCCGACGGTGCGACAGCACATCgaggcggcaacggcagtaACGACCCCTCGAACACGATGAATgtaagcagcagcgtcgagccaaccgctgccgtgccgaacgtgcgcgccttctccgccgGCAGTTCGTGTCCTGATGACATGGGGTGGGACATGAAGGATCACCCGCTGTGGCTTGTCGCGAATGACGTGCTTCGTTCACTTCCTCTCTGCGCCGCGCTttgcgaggaggtggaggtggacgaccaggcgcctctgccacccaccactgccaccaccgagTCGAGCGTTAAACACTCAATTGAGGTTGACAGCCCCGAGAACCCTGGAACAACATCGAGCGCGAAAGAGCTAACCGCAACGAAGGCCTCAAAAAgtagtggcagcagcagtgcaaaCACCAGTTTCGTGGAGTCCTTCAAGTCGAAGAAGGTCGAAGCGGGTAAGTCGACTGCCGTCGCAGGCGGCAATGCACGCGCCACTAAGGACAAGGCAACCAATGCTTCCAGCGAATCGTTGTCATCGTTCCCGAAACGCGCCAGCACGTCCTTCACGAAACCGAAGAAGACACGGCAGGTCGTGCGCATATGCGCAATGCATGGTGGTCTGTCTCCCTTCATTGACGATAGCTTCGACGGCATCATTGCCATTAACCGATTCTGCAACATCGAGCATGGTGCGCTGGTCGACCTCACGTGGTCGGATCCATTATCCAGTGAAACAACCCGTGGCGCGACGACGGTGACCTTTGATCCTAACTCGAGCCAGGTACCTTTGAGCAAGTTTCAGTCTACCTGCACCTTCAATGGAACCCCCGTTGGTTTCACCGGCAATCCGCGTGGCACAGGGCACATCTTCGGCGAGGATGTCACGATAAACTTTATCAACACAAACCACCTGTACTTCATTGTGCGCGCACACCAGTGCGTGCAGGAAGGCTTTCAGTGGACGCATAAGGGCCGCCTGCTGACGGTCTTCTCGGCCCCCAACTACTGCGGTATGCGCAACAAAGGTGCCATCCTCCTACTAGACGAGAAGGGCGCCCCTACACTGAAACAGTACGAGTGCGAGAAGATCGAAGAGAGTCCGCACATGACTACCGCCgacgcaccgcagccgccgaAGCTGTTCTTGTAG
- a CDS encoding hypothetical protein (TriTrypDB/GeneDB-style sysID: LpmP.35.2140) has protein sequence MPGTQSAAPFTSASTSSLWLPTAPQHLVERGPHDTLVRHSPYGPSRNTTYGWGNLFQPPMTATIPDHPRIHIGISSLNGVPTVSQSDRSMRSLLVQYRRKFNCLEHCYPYHRVGDAETWKTWADMVKDSNLAHSGRIKESETGHWNLRHTSVEGAVTAGIAAAEAPPLRSFRVNPSRFSYTIKANNLLTHVKQLQMDDAEVLSHVQVFFRELCPLLEPFLGPVVLQLPPSFGYSVSNMQRFTRLHQLLSQEEVLLQETTLRPSKDASSSDTSSTPAPSTCTLRRQRRLRVAVEFRNRSWYREETFALLRSFRWALVVAHHHDDPTYSHVVDTGAGFLYVRLHGPLGRNVGDYGPLAMRMWAEKMLQYLHPAGCPAGGGTTSATPDETAREVFVLLNNSDSNVGGTTSSAVDATCLAEQMRRLLQCTSSSTPPAKTVAAPPASRVGARQPPVMVCVEAGALFTETKDNHRTSLPQDVESEADTSPSKRQRTEPRSSGACDDAIVID, from the coding sequence ATGCCCGGCACACAATCGGCCGCTCCGTTCACGTCGGCGTCGACGTCGTCACTGTGGCTGCCGACGGCGCCTCAGCACCTGGTTGAGCGCGGGCCGCATGATACACTTGTTCGGCATTCACCTTACGGTCCTTCACGGAACACCACCTACGGGTGGGGCAATCTGTTCCAGCCCCCCATGACCGCCACCATTCCTGACCACCCGCGCATTCACATTGGAATCAGCTCGCTGAACGGTGTGCCAACTGTCAGTCAATCAGACAGGTCGATGCGCAGCCTGCTGGTCCAGTACCGTAGGAAGTTCAACTGCTTGGAGCACTGCTACCCGTACCATAGAGTAGGAGACGCGGAGACATGGAAGACGTGGGCAGACATGGTGAAGGACAGCAATCTTGCCCACAGTGGCCGCATCAAGGAAAGCGAAACGGGGCATTGGAACCTCCGCCACACTTCAGTTGAAGGTGCCGTTACTGCCggcatcgccgctgcagaagcgccgccgttgcgctCTTTCCGCGTCAATCCAAGCCGCTTCTCGTACACCATCAAGGCGAACAACCTCCTTACTCACGTCAAGCAACTGCAGATGGATGACGCAGAGGTGCTGAGTCATGTGCAGGTATTTTTCCGAGAGTTATGTCCGCTGCTGGAGCCGTTTTTAGGCCCTGTCGTGCTGCAGCTACCGCCGTCCTTTGGGTACTCCGTGTCTAACATGCAGCGATTCACTAGGCTGCATCAGCTGCTCTCTCAAGAAGAAGTTCTGTTGCAAGAGACAACGCTGCGGCCGTCCAAGGATGCGTCGTCTTCAGACACCTCCTCGACGCCAGCACCTTCCACATGTACGCTGCGgaggcagcgacgcctcCGCGTCGCTGTGGAGTTCCGAAACCGCTCGTGGTACCGCGAGGAGACGTTCGCCCTTCTGCGCTCCTTTCGCTGGGCACTTGTGGTGGCGCATCACCACGACGACCCGACGTACTCGCATGTAGTGGATACCGGTGCGGGATTTCTCTACGTCCGCCTACATGGGCCGCTGGGGCGCAACGTGGGCGACTACGGTCCTTTGGCGATGCGAATGTGGGCAGAGAAGATGCTGCAGTACCTTCATCCAGCAGGGTGCcctgctggcggtggcacgaCGAGTGCAACACCAGACGAAACGGCGCGTGAAGTGTTTGTGCTCCTGAACAACAGCGACTCCAATGTAGGCGGCACGACAAGTTCTGCCGTGGATGCAACATGTCTTGCTGAGCAGATGCGACGTCTGCTTCAGTGCACATCCTCGTCAACACCTCCCGCCAAAACTGTGGCTGCTCCACCAGCCTCGCGTGTGGGTGCCCGGCAGCCACCAGTCATGGTGTGCGTCGAGGCGGGAGCTTTGTTTACGGAGACAAAAGACAACCACCGCACCTCGCTCCCTCAAGACgtggagagcgaggcggacACTTCACCATCTAAGCGACAACGCACTGAGccgcgaagcagcggtgcgtgCGACGACGCGATTGTGATCGATTAG